In Pelodiscus sinensis isolate JC-2024 unplaced genomic scaffold, ASM4963464v1 ctg34, whole genome shotgun sequence, the genomic stretch GGAAGCAGCTGTTGTTTTTTGTGAGAGCAGAGACAGGGCAGGCAGCTGAGTGGAAAGTTCAGCCTCAAACCACAGATTGTTCAGGTTGATGTGGGGACTGAATGGCTTCTCATTGTCTCAGGTGCCTGCTTCTtcgtttttctctctgcctttctctctctttagTGTCCCTGGAGTCCTCATTTCCTCTCACTTCCCGTCTCTCTCCAGCATCATCCTCACAGAACAGGAATCTAGATTTATTTGACCTCACTGACAATTGTTTCCCCTGCCTCAAATGTCCGTAACAGGAGAGATAGCAAGGCCCAGGGCATATGCTACCCTCCTGAGCAAAAAAATTCTCTTCACAGGCCTGCTCTGGGGTATGGTGAATCCTGTTACAGGTCTCCAGTCTGCATCAGAAACTGGACCTTGAATCGTCCCCATCCTAGATGAGTGTAAGATCCATAGGGCTGCTGATATTGGCCCCTTCAGGCTTTAGAACAGGGCTATGGGTGGAACAGCCCATTTGTTTACAGCCTAtgggtggaagccaaaacaaaaaaggagtctatataatggtctcctgttggtatgcattttagtagctaaattcctggactgtcattggtcattaaaagtgctgtcagatgggtggaaattgggtaaaaaatgcattttattaatatcagcagaactgacttaaatggggcctgtgtgttgtgtagtcttgccttaatctttgtattaatgcccatcagtgtgaaagaaactgtCTCCATACAtatgtgcatgtatatgcaaccccGCTTAAGACCCAATGATAAAGTGCTAATACTTGAACAGGGCTGTTTTTGAAGAGATACAAATATTAACAACAGGTACGATATCATTTGCATGTGTATTCTAATAATAGCAAATTAGTAAGTATGATTTaacagttttcttttcttatttttgcaTCAATTAGGAATATTTTGTAGGCCCTACATTTTCTGTGGCCCCTAGTCACTGTACTGACTGGATAATCTGACCCTGCCTGTCTCTCCCCGCTTCGCTCCTTGTACCAACCTCGGcacatctccccccttccctctgcaaCCCTCATTCCCCATCCCATCTCCTCTCAgattcccatcctgccccctgcagcctccccaACCTCAGCCCGTCTCCCCTCTGACAAGACCCCAGCTCTCCTTTTGTCTGCTCTCAAATTCCTGTTCTCTCCTGCACCCGGCCCTCAGCCTGTCCCTCAAACACTTGTGTCCCTGCCGCTCTTTGCAGTGCGTCTTCCACACATTCGAAAACGGGCAGGCGTGTGGCGGGGGAGACAGGCTGGAAACAGCAGGTGAAATCTATCTTGTGGGTCCGGTGTTGGGTGCTGGGCGCAGGTGGGTGACAAGTGGGTGCGTTAGCTGCACGGTGACCCTGACCCCTGGGCAGTGACACGTTTGGCCTCACACTGGGCACCGCGTGCAGCACCGGatgggaagccaggagaagggggagcccCAGAGGGGTGGAAAATCCCACTGCCAGGGGAGGGGATAGGATCCTGGTGCCTTCATGGACAGTCCTGTGTGGCCACATGGAGCTAggctgctggggtgggctggggaaggTGAGGACCAGACAAGCTGAGCCGGGACgcagggtgggatgggggaggagagagagttcAGCCCATTGAAGGGTTTTACCAAAGGCCCTTTGTAAGGGACCCAGCGAGGGAGTAGGGAGCAGCCTGGACGTGacgctgctccctccccttctggggcTGTTCACTCCTggttccagccccatggccccaccCAGCTTGCAGCGCCCAGAGCTCTCCACAGGCGCCCCATGGCACAGTCTCCCCAGCCCACTGCTGTTAGCCATTTCTGCCACCCCCAAAGACCCTGGcgtagctcctcccccagccccacgctgatcCGGGCCCATCCAGATGCCCTGGGGCCGTTCAGCAGGGCCTGCTCAGATGGGTTCGGATGCTCTGATCCTTCCAGCTTCATCCTGACGATGTGGCGTCACGTCGCTCGGGGTGATGGTGACCCTGCTGACCCTCCCCCATGCTGGGACTGCCCGGCTGTAGtgactgggggagtggggggtacAGGCAGGTCATTGCAATTACCGCCCGTCTCTGTCAGCAGCCTGCGCCACCATCAGCACCAAGGCCAGCAGGACCCCGGTGCCCAGGGCCAGACGGACGATGTTGCCCCAGGTGTAATCTGGGGGAGACAGAGAGGGAGGGGGTGTCAGGAGCTGTTTCCAGGGGATGAGACAGCGGGATGCACAGGGGCCCCtctgccttttttccccccagcgcACAACCCCACCGCAGCACCCTACCTCCGTGCCACCCCCCATCCAGCCATGTATGGATCCCATCTGCCTCCTCTTGCTCTACCTGTTCCTCCCGCCCCTTGAGATCCAGCCAGTGGCTTGAACCTGCTCTAGGTGGACACTGGCTCCTCCagcatctgtctgtttgtctcAGTCATTTCCAGTCCCAACCTCCCTCATCACCACGGCAGGAGCCAGGCTTCGCAGCGCCAGCTAATGGGCCCATCTAGCCCGGTGTCCCGCCTGccatgctggctgctcctggctgcgtCAGAGGGACCTCCAGGGCATTCCCATGGCCACTGATGGCCCCACCTGTCGCAGAGGGAGCCTCTGGCTGCCCTGTGAGCAACTGGTTTGTGTCTGAGCAAGAggctcactcccctccccaatcTCACAACTGGATGGAGAAGTtgctgcccctcctccatccctcccctggcAACCAATGcggagggagcagcccctggccctgaTGTCTGTGTGTGTCCCTAGAGTGGGGCAGGCTGCGGGGAGCATCCTCTTGGAAAGATCCCAGCTCCGTAGCTCCCTGCGGTGTGGGAGTCcagccgggcagggggctgggagcagggacactGAGCCCGGCCCCTCACCTGCTATCACCAGCTCCACAGGGTTGCTGGGCTGGGACCAGGCGAAGGGATCTGCCGCGAGGTGGTAATAGCAGGCGTAGTTGCCTCCGTCTCCCCATCTCACACCACGGAGGAGAAACTCCCCCCCGACCCCGACAGGCTCTGCGCGTCCCAGTGGGGTCCGATCCCTGACCTTCACCAGAAAGAACTTGGCATCCAGGAGAGCAGCCCAGCAACGAACGGCGACAtcctgccccagggcagctgctccagcggGGCTCAGAGAGATGGCGGGTTTGGGGTATTTATCTGTACTCAGGAGACAGAGGGTGAGACACTGACCCCAGCCGCTCCCTGGAGTCTCGCAGTTTTCACCCTTTGCGGCCCACAGGCTGCCCTGAGTCACTGTACCCTCGTCTCCCTGGGACTGGGCAACCCAGAACGACCCAGCcccactggccaggagggggaccCCCAGCGTCACTGGCTGCCCTGGCCTGGGACTGCCCCCAATGTACCTCTGACCCATGCCAGGGAGTTCCCATCTCACTCCACCCACTGCCCTAGGTGAGACCTCTCCACTGCAGGTCCAAACAGAACCACAGCTGAAACCAGAGAGCGATGAGACCCAACAGAACCAATCAGCCGATGGACCCGAACCAGCGgtaccctgccctgggtcccacCCCTCTGTAccttcccagagcccagggcagggtctcGTATGGAaattctcctgctctgcagcTCTCCCTGGTTCGGGGAACCCGCCAGTGACCCCATCCCTGCTGTCCACCAGGCTCAGAGTGTCCCATTGGGCCAAGGGGGTCTGGCTAGGTGTGAGGCTGGGATTGGGGATGCTGAGTCGGGCCCCTCACCTGCTACCGCCAGCTCCACGGGGTCGCTGTACCGTGACCACTCAGTGGTGTTGGATGTGGTGTGAAACTGGCAGGTGTAGCTCCCTCTGGTTTTCAGTCCCACGCCCGGCATGGGGAATACGGCCACACGCCCAGATGGCTCCTGCGTCCTCACCTGGCGTCCGTTGTTATACAGAACAAACCTCATGTTTGGCTGCTCCCCCTCACACTGGAAGGTGACATTTTCCCCCAGCGCAGCCACCCTCCAGGGGCTCACGGACAGGGAGGGTTTAGGGAATTTTCTCTctggatgaaaaaaaaacccaacaggcGAGTGGGGTAGGAGCCAGCCCTGTCCTgttggtgtgtgtctgtctgtacgTCCTGCCtccgccccacccag encodes the following:
- the LOC142823797 gene encoding osteoclast-associated immunoglobulin-like receptor; its protein translation is MRFVLYNNGRQVRTQEPSGRVAVFPMPGVGLKTRGSYTCQFHTTSNTTEWSRYSDPVELAVADKYPKPAISLSPAGAAALGQDVAVRCWAALLDAKFFLVKVRDRTPLGRAEPVGVGGEFLLRGVRWGDGGNYACYYHLAADPFAWSQPSNPVELVIADYTWGNIVRLALGTGVLLALVLMVAQAADRDGR